One window of the Zea mays cultivar B73 chromosome 3, Zm-B73-REFERENCE-NAM-5.0, whole genome shotgun sequence genome contains the following:
- the LOC100282519 gene encoding surfactant protein B containing protein isoform X2 has product MGSKAPFCLTLLLLLAAACGPAAHANDAALKEHISSTKIPARLKRGSGLCSACENFTSEAVTYLGKEQTQDRIVEFLHDACSQSFSFEQKCVELMDSYATLLFAKITEIRPEAFCKRYGLCRDTALLSGVGSDSTCVFCHHLLDEIMSKLKDPDAEFEIIQILVKECNKIEGHVQQCKRLVLQYIPLILVNGEKFLEKNDVCALAQACPASSRKTFSSMLKGALWSDAWLEG; this is encoded by the exons ATGGGTTCCAAAGCGCCTTTCTGTCTCACGCTCCTCTTGCTGCTCGCCGCGGCCTGTGGACCTGCTGCACATGCCAACGATGCTG CCTTGAAGGAACATATTTCTTCAACCAAGATTCCTGCCCGTCTCAAGAGGGGCAGCGGACTATGCTCGGCCTGTGAAAACTTCACGAGCGAAGCCGTCACTTATCTCGGCAAGGAACAGACACAGGACAGGATCGTGGAGTTCCTTCATGATGCTTGCTCCCAATCATTCTCCTTTGAACAGAAG TGTGTCGAGCTGATGGACTCTTATGCGACTCTCCTGTTTGCCAAGATCACGGAGATCAGACCGGAAGCGTTCTGCAAACGGTATGGCCTGTGCAGGGACACGGCTCTTCTCTCCGGTGTGGGAAGTGACAGCACGTGTGTGTTCTGCCACCATCTGCTCGATGAAATCATGTCCAAACTGAAAGATCCAGATGCGGAG TTTGAGATAATTCAGATTCTTGTCAAGGAGTGCAATAAGATCGAAGGTCACGTCCAGCAG TGCAAGAGGCTGGTTCTGCAATACATTCCCCTCATCTTGGTGAACGGTGAGAAGTTCCTCGAGAAGAACGACGTCTGCGCGCTCGCACAGGCTTGTCCAGCGAGCAGTAGGAAGACGTTCAGCTCGATGTTGAAGGGAGCGTTGTGGAGTGACGCCTGGCTTGAAGGTTGA
- the LOC100282519 gene encoding surfactant protein B containing protein isoform X1: protein MGSKAPFCLTLLLLLAAACGPAAHANDAVELPHHGSALKEHISSTKIPARLKRGSGLCSACENFTSEAVTYLGKEQTQDRIVEFLHDACSQSFSFEQKCVELMDSYATLLFAKITEIRPEAFCKRYGLCRDTALLSGVGSDSTCVFCHHLLDEIMSKLKDPDAEFEIIQILVKECNKIEGHVQQCKRLVLQYIPLILVNGEKFLEKNDVCALAQACPASSRKTFSSMLKGALWSDAWLEG from the exons ATGGGTTCCAAAGCGCCTTTCTGTCTCACGCTCCTCTTGCTGCTCGCCGCGGCCTGTGGACCTGCTGCACATGCCAACGATGCTG TCGAGCTCCCGCATCATGGCTCAGCCTTGAAGGAACATATTTCTTCAACCAAGATTCCTGCCCGTCTCAAGAGGGGCAGCGGACTATGCTCGGCCTGTGAAAACTTCACGAGCGAAGCCGTCACTTATCTCGGCAAGGAACAGACACAGGACAGGATCGTGGAGTTCCTTCATGATGCTTGCTCCCAATCATTCTCCTTTGAACAGAAG TGTGTCGAGCTGATGGACTCTTATGCGACTCTCCTGTTTGCCAAGATCACGGAGATCAGACCGGAAGCGTTCTGCAAACGGTATGGCCTGTGCAGGGACACGGCTCTTCTCTCCGGTGTGGGAAGTGACAGCACGTGTGTGTTCTGCCACCATCTGCTCGATGAAATCATGTCCAAACTGAAAGATCCAGATGCGGAG TTTGAGATAATTCAGATTCTTGTCAAGGAGTGCAATAAGATCGAAGGTCACGTCCAGCAG TGCAAGAGGCTGGTTCTGCAATACATTCCCCTCATCTTGGTGAACGGTGAGAAGTTCCTCGAGAAGAACGACGTCTGCGCGCTCGCACAGGCTTGTCCAGCGAGCAGTAGGAAGACGTTCAGCTCGATGTTGAAGGGAGCGTTGTGGAGTGACGCCTGGCTTGAAGGTTGA
- the LOC732726 gene encoding Phosphoglucan phosphatase LSF2, chloroplastic, with the protein MAAMANTSRLPTPCSLPTISIGAKSRRLAVAAVRCGPGGSRSHRRSLGVLLCRSSSTAGAQGSTRMEDYNTAMKRMMRNPYEYHHDLGMNYAVISESLIVGSQPQKPEDIDRLKNEERVAYILCLQQDKDIEYWGIDFQSIVNRCKELGIQHIRRPAVDFDPDSLRSQLPKAVSALEWATSQRKGRVYVHCTAGLGRAPAVAIAYMFWFENMDLNTAYQKLTSIRPCGPSKRAIRAATYDLAKNDPSKEPFENLPEHAFEGVADWERKLIHDRVRALHEA; encoded by the exons ATGgcggccatggcgaacacctctcgTCTCCCCACCCCCTGCAGCCTCCCAACCATCAGCATCGGCGCTAAGAGCAGGAGGCTAGCTGTGGCGGCCGTCAGATGCGGTCCCGGCGGCAGCAGGAGCCACCGGAGGAGCCTTGGGGTCTTGCTGTGTCGATCCTCGTCCACGGCCGGAGCCCAAGGGAGCACGAGGATGGAGGACTATAACACCGCCATGAAGCGGATGATGCGTAACCCCTACGAGTACCATCACGATCTCG GCATGAACTATGCTGTCATAAGTGAGAGCTTGATTGTTGGCTCACAGCCTCAGAAGCCTGAAGATATCGATCGCTTGAAAAATGAAGAGCGAGTAGCATATATTCTTTGCTTACAGCAGGACAAGGACATTGAATATTGGGGCATTGACTTCCAATCCATTGTCAATAGGTGCAAAGAACTTGGCATTCAGCACATCAGGAGACCG GCCGTGGATTTTGATCCAGACTCACTGAGGTCGCAACTGCCGAAAGCAGTTTCGGCGCTAGAATGGGCTACGTCGCAGCGCAAAGGGCGGGTTTATGTCCACTGCACCGCTGGGCTTGGGAGAGCACCTGCGGTTGCAATCGCTTACATGTTTTGGTTTGAGAACATGGAT CTTAACACGGCTTATCAGAAGCTAACCTCCATAAGGCCCTGTGGACCCAGCAAGAGAGCCATCCGCGCCGCAACCTATGATCTAGCTAAGAACGATCCATCCAAAGAGCCTTTTGAGAACCTTCCGGAGCACGCTTTTGAGGGCGTTGCAgactgggagaggaagttgattcATGACCGGGTGCGtgctcttcacgaagcatga